From the Bacillus tuaregi genome, one window contains:
- a CDS encoding TrkH family potassium uptake protein, whose product MNYLNVFKVTGFILFIESFLMIPPLLISMYYHQSDQYAFLISIIIIAAMGVPLAVLKTSTHSIKIKEGLAIVTLGWLLTSALGAMPYVISGSIPSYVDAFFETVSGLTTTGASIVNDVESLPRGILFWRSFTHWIGGMGILVFTIALLPTIGAGGFQLFKAESPGPISDKIVPGIKKTAIILYLTYLTLTLLEMILLVIGGMSWYESALHTFGTVGTGGFSTRNASIAAFDSNYIQLVIAVFMVLAGVNFSLFFFLFKRKWRDIFGNEEFRLYLCIILTTTVLIASNLYFTAYEGRLGTSIRDAFFQVSSIMSTTGYATADYNQWPTFSKNILFLLMFIGGSAGSTTGAIKVLRILILFKLIKRELLKIQHPRAVMAIKLQNKALSSGVTTSIVSFFVLYILLFIGGTVFISLEDIGLESAASAVAATLGNIGPGFGLVGPTENFSGFSDFSKIIFSILMLFGRLELFTILAFIMPLNVRKEKHKGFKEYKA is encoded by the coding sequence ATGAATTATTTAAACGTCTTTAAAGTAACGGGCTTTATCCTTTTCATAGAGTCGTTTCTAATGATTCCGCCCTTATTGATATCGATGTATTATCATCAGTCAGACCAGTATGCGTTTTTGATTAGCATTATCATCATTGCCGCTATGGGTGTTCCATTAGCGGTACTGAAAACGAGCACCCATTCGATAAAAATAAAGGAAGGCTTGGCCATTGTGACGCTTGGCTGGTTGTTAACCTCTGCTTTGGGTGCGATGCCTTATGTCATATCCGGCAGCATTCCATCCTATGTAGATGCCTTTTTTGAAACAGTTTCAGGACTAACGACAACAGGAGCATCGATTGTAAATGATGTGGAGAGCTTGCCGCGTGGAATATTATTTTGGCGTTCCTTCACCCATTGGATCGGCGGGATGGGTATCCTGGTGTTTACCATTGCATTACTTCCAACCATTGGAGCTGGTGGTTTCCAGCTTTTTAAAGCGGAAAGTCCTGGTCCGATATCAGATAAAATCGTTCCCGGAATAAAAAAGACAGCGATTATTTTATACCTGACCTATTTAACATTAACTCTGCTAGAAATGATCCTGCTTGTTATCGGGGGAATGTCATGGTATGAGTCCGCGTTGCATACTTTCGGTACGGTTGGTACAGGCGGTTTTTCAACGAGAAATGCCAGTATTGCTGCATTTGACAGCAACTATATTCAGCTTGTTATTGCTGTTTTTATGGTGCTAGCCGGAGTGAACTTTTCCTTGTTTTTTTTCCTATTTAAAAGGAAATGGCGTGATATATTTGGGAATGAAGAATTCCGCTTGTATCTCTGTATTATTCTGACTACTACTGTATTAATCGCATCAAATCTCTATTTCACAGCATATGAAGGTCGGCTCGGTACATCTATAAGGGATGCTTTCTTTCAGGTTAGTTCGATTATGTCAACAACAGGCTATGCAACAGCTGACTATAATCAATGGCCAACCTTTAGTAAGAATATCTTATTCTTATTGATGTTTATTGGCGGGTCTGCTGGTTCAACGACTGGTGCTATCAAAGTACTGAGAATCCTAATCCTGTTCAAATTAATCAAAAGAGAGCTATTAAAAATTCAACACCCTAGGGCAGTGATGGCCATTAAACTTCAGAATAAAGCACTATCAAGCGGGGTTACAACAAGTATTGTTAGTTTTTTTGTTTTATATATTCTCCTGTTTATTGGTGGAACAGTATTCATCTCTCTTGAAGATATCGGGCTGGAAAGTGCCGCTAGTGCTGTTGCCGCAACGTTAGGAAACATCGGACCGGGCTTTGGTTTGGTAGGACCAACTGAAAATTTCAGCGGTTTTAGTGATTTTAGTAAAATCATTTTTTCCATCCTTATGTTGTTTGGAAGGCTGGAGCTATTCACAATACTGGCTTTTATCATGCCTTTAAACGTTCGCAAGGAGAAACATAAGGGGTTTAAAGAGTATAAGGCATAA
- a CDS encoding DUF1450 domain-containing protein yields the protein MGIVVVDICESSFINEVDVETILETEYPEVAVISNDCLSFCGMCAKRPFAFVNGKPIFAKTVEECLRLIRERIEEELAFYL from the coding sequence ATGGGCATCGTAGTTGTTGATATCTGTGAGTCAAGCTTTATCAATGAAGTGGATGTGGAAACAATCCTTGAAACTGAATATCCCGAGGTCGCTGTGATATCAAATGACTGCCTTTCCTTCTGCGGGATGTGTGCGAAAAGACCCTTTGCCTTTGTGAATGGGAAACCCATTTTTGCTAAAACGGTTGAAGAATGTCTTAGGTTGATTAGAGAAAGAATTGAAGAGGAGCTGGCGTTTTATTTATAG
- a CDS encoding DsbA family oxidoreductase translates to MGKRRLEDAIKKIDHPIEVSYRCFELDPNMEKDVKDNMYEALAKKYGMTIEQAKANTENIVRMAKELGLDYQMDTLILTNTFDAHRLTMFAKTKGLMKEMTERILRAYFTESKHIGDHETLADLAAEVGLDREEALHMLAGQEMTDLVREDEALARQYRVTGVPFFLINKKYALTGAQPTETFVQALKKVIAEDEITVLNSQDSLNCDENGCEVPKRK, encoded by the coding sequence ATTGGCAAAAGGCGTCTGGAGGATGCTATCAAAAAAATTGACCATCCAATTGAAGTGAGCTATCGCTGCTTTGAATTGGATCCCAATATGGAAAAAGACGTAAAGGATAATATGTACGAGGCTTTAGCCAAGAAATATGGCATGACAATCGAGCAAGCGAAAGCGAATACGGAGAACATCGTACGGATGGCAAAGGAACTTGGTTTGGACTATCAAATGGATACGCTGATTTTGACAAACACCTTTGATGCTCACCGTTTAACGATGTTTGCTAAAACAAAAGGCTTAATGAAAGAGATGACTGAGCGGATTCTCCGTGCCTATTTTACTGAATCCAAGCATATTGGAGACCACGAGACCCTTGCAGATTTGGCCGCCGAGGTGGGACTGGACCGTGAGGAAGCCCTGCATATGCTTGCAGGTCAAGAAATGACAGACTTGGTTCGAGAGGATGAAGCATTGGCACGGCAGTACCGTGTCACAGGTGTTCCTTTCTTTCTGATTAATAAAAAATATGCCCTAACAGGCGCCCAGCCAACAGAAACGTTTGTTCAAGCGTTGAAAAAAGTCATCGCCGAGGATGAAATCACGGTGTTAAATAGTCAAGACAGCTTGAACTGTGATGAGAATGGCTGTGAAGTTCCTAAAAGAAAATAA